A window of the Streptomyces formicae genome harbors these coding sequences:
- a CDS encoding VOC family protein, whose product MAGEISFFELGVADAQKARTFYGGLFGWTFEPVPPGSGFAITTPTVPGGVHGADAEASPYLFFKVDDLDAALARVVALGGAVEPGPGGADEDPGTVARFGRFRFCRDDQGSPFGLHQPPATGPDG is encoded by the coding sequence ATGGCCGGCGAGATCTCCTTCTTCGAACTGGGTGTGGCCGACGCGCAGAAGGCCCGCACCTTCTACGGCGGACTCTTCGGCTGGACCTTCGAACCCGTCCCGCCGGGCAGCGGATTCGCGATCACCACCCCGACCGTCCCCGGCGGAGTCCACGGCGCCGACGCCGAGGCGAGCCCGTACCTCTTCTTCAAGGTCGACGACCTCGACGCCGCTCTCGCCCGGGTCGTCGCCCTCGGCGGCGCGGTCGAGCCGGGGCCCGGCGGCGCCGACGAGGACCCCGGCACCGTCGCACGCTTCGGGCGCTTCCGCTTCTGCCGCGACGACCAGGGCTCGCCCTTCGGTCTCCACCAGCCGCCGGCCACCGGACCTGACGGATGA
- a CDS encoding ROK family transcriptional regulator, translating to MTARPANAHQARLLRLLRDGGPNSRAQLGDQVDLSRSKLAVEVDRLLETGLVVADGLAASRGGRRSHNIRLAPGLRFLGVDIGATSVDVAVTNAELEVLGHLNHPMDVREGPVAVFEQVLAMAAKLKASGLAEGFDGAGIGVPGPVRFPEGIPVAPPIMPGWDGFPVREALSQELGCPVMVDNDVNLMAMGEQHAGVARSVGDFLCVKIGTGIGCGIVVGGEVYRGTTGSAGDIGHIQVEADGRACACGNKGCLEAHFSGAALARDADEAARTGQSPELADRLETAGKLTAVDVAAAAAAGDATSLELIREGGNRVGQVIAGLVSFFNPGLVVIGGGVTGLGHTLLASVRTQVYRQSLPLATGNLPIVLGELGPTAGVIGAARLISDHLFSPA from the coding sequence ATGACGGCTCGACCCGCCAACGCGCATCAGGCGCGGCTGCTGCGGCTGCTCCGCGACGGCGGTCCCAACTCCCGGGCCCAGCTGGGGGATCAGGTCGATCTCTCGCGCTCCAAGCTCGCCGTCGAGGTCGACCGGCTGCTGGAGACCGGACTCGTCGTCGCCGACGGCCTCGCCGCATCTCGCGGCGGCCGGCGCTCGCACAACATCCGGCTCGCCCCGGGCCTCCGCTTTCTCGGCGTCGACATCGGCGCCACCTCCGTCGACGTCGCCGTCACCAACGCCGAACTGGAAGTGCTCGGCCACCTCAACCACCCTATGGACGTCCGCGAAGGGCCGGTCGCCGTCTTCGAACAGGTCCTCGCGATGGCCGCCAAGCTCAAGGCGTCAGGACTCGCCGAGGGCTTCGACGGCGCGGGCATCGGCGTGCCGGGGCCCGTGCGCTTCCCCGAGGGCATCCCCGTCGCACCGCCGATCATGCCCGGCTGGGACGGCTTCCCGGTCCGCGAGGCGCTCAGCCAGGAGCTGGGCTGCCCCGTCATGGTCGACAACGACGTGAACCTGATGGCGATGGGGGAGCAGCACGCCGGAGTCGCCCGCTCCGTCGGCGACTTCCTCTGCGTCAAGATCGGCACGGGCATCGGCTGCGGCATCGTCGTCGGCGGGGAGGTCTACCGCGGCACGACCGGCAGCGCCGGCGACATCGGCCACATCCAGGTCGAGGCCGACGGACGCGCCTGCGCCTGTGGCAACAAGGGCTGCCTGGAAGCCCACTTCAGCGGCGCGGCGCTCGCCCGCGACGCCGACGAGGCGGCCCGTACGGGACAGTCGCCCGAGCTCGCCGACCGGCTGGAGACGGCGGGGAAGCTCACCGCCGTCGACGTCGCAGCCGCCGCGGCGGCCGGGGACGCCACGTCCCTGGAGCTCATCCGCGAGGGCGGCAACCGCGTCGGCCAGGTCATCGCCGGACTCGTCAGCTTCTTCAACCCCGGCCTCGTCGTGATCGGCGGCGGCGTCACCGGCCTCGGCCACACCCTGCTCGCCAGCGTCCGCACCCAGGTCTACCGGCAGTCGCTGCCGCTGGCCACCGGCAACCTCCCGATCGTGCTGGGGGAACTGGGCCCCACCGCCGGAGTGATCGGCGCCGCCCGCCTGATCAGCGATCACTTGTTCTCACCCGCGTAA
- a CDS encoding sugar ABC transporter ATP-binding protein, translating to MAPEPPAPPLLTMSGITKSFPGVRALDGVDLDVQAGEVHCLLGQNGAGKSTLIKVLAGAHQPDDGEITWRGEPVSLRSPIAAMRLGIATIYQELDLVEGLSVAENIFLGHEPTTAGFVVRGREARREAGALLRRLGHPEIDPARQVGELSAAQQQIVSMARALSHDVRLIVMDEPSAALDPDETDNLFRIVAQLTADGVAVVYISHRLEEIRRIGDRVTVLKDGRAVAGGLPAESTPTRDIVALMTGRNVEYVFPGRPAAAPDGAPVLRVEGLTRDGEFAPVDLELRPGEIVGLAGLVGSGRSEILETIFGARKPTAGRVTVDGRPLKPGSVRSAVRAGLGLAPEERKAQGLLMLESVTRNVSVSSLSRFSRGGWLDRGEERRAAQRSTRELSLRPDNPDARIRTLSGGNQQKAVLARWLLRGCRVLLLDEPTRGVDVGARAELYAVIRRLADDGLAVLLVSSEVPEVLGLADRVLVLREGRVVHTAPAAELDEHRVLDLVMEGSPSS from the coding sequence ATGGCACCAGAACCACCCGCACCACCGCTCCTCACCATGTCCGGCATCACCAAGTCCTTCCCCGGTGTCCGTGCCCTCGACGGCGTCGACCTGGACGTCCAGGCCGGCGAGGTCCACTGCCTCCTCGGCCAGAACGGCGCCGGAAAATCCACCCTCATCAAGGTGCTCGCCGGCGCCCACCAGCCCGACGACGGCGAGATCACCTGGCGCGGCGAGCCCGTCTCGCTCAGGTCCCCCATCGCCGCCATGCGCCTGGGCATTGCCACGATCTACCAGGAACTCGACCTGGTCGAGGGCCTGTCCGTCGCCGAGAACATCTTCCTCGGCCATGAACCCACCACCGCCGGATTCGTCGTACGCGGCCGCGAGGCCCGCCGGGAGGCCGGCGCCCTGCTGCGCCGCCTCGGCCACCCCGAGATCGACCCGGCCCGCCAGGTCGGCGAACTCTCCGCCGCCCAGCAGCAGATCGTGTCGATGGCCCGCGCGCTCTCCCACGACGTACGCCTCATCGTGATGGACGAGCCCTCCGCCGCCCTCGACCCCGACGAGACCGACAACCTCTTCCGCATCGTCGCCCAGCTCACCGCCGACGGGGTCGCCGTCGTCTACATCTCCCACCGCCTGGAGGAGATCCGGCGCATCGGCGACCGCGTCACCGTCCTCAAGGACGGCCGGGCCGTCGCCGGCGGGCTGCCCGCCGAGTCCACCCCCACTCGCGACATCGTTGCCCTGATGACCGGCCGCAACGTCGAGTACGTCTTCCCAGGCCGGCCCGCCGCCGCACCCGACGGCGCCCCCGTACTGCGCGTCGAAGGACTCACCCGCGACGGCGAGTTCGCCCCCGTCGACCTCGAACTGCGCCCCGGCGAGATCGTCGGACTCGCCGGACTGGTCGGCTCCGGACGCTCCGAGATCCTGGAGACCATCTTCGGCGCCAGGAAGCCCACCGCCGGCCGGGTCACCGTCGACGGTCGCCCCCTCAAACCCGGCAGCGTCCGCTCCGCCGTCCGCGCCGGACTCGGCCTCGCCCCCGAGGAACGCAAGGCCCAGGGCCTGCTGATGCTGGAGTCCGTCACCCGCAATGTGTCGGTCTCCTCGCTCTCGCGCTTCTCGCGCGGCGGCTGGCTCGACCGCGGCGAGGAACGCCGGGCCGCACAGCGCTCCACCCGGGAGCTGTCCCTGCGCCCCGACAACCCCGACGCCCGCATCCGCACCCTGTCCGGCGGCAACCAGCAAAAGGCCGTACTCGCCCGCTGGCTGCTGCGCGGCTGCCGCGTCCTGCTGCTCGACGAGCCCACCCGCGGCGTCGACGTCGGCGCCCGCGCCGAGCTCTACGCGGTGATCCGCCGGCTCGCCGACGACGGACTCGCCGTCCTGCTCGTCTCCAGCGAGGTCCCCGAAGTGCTGGGCCTCGCCGACCGGGTGCTCGTCCTGCGCGAAGGCCGCGTCGTCCACACGGCGCCCGCGGCGGAGCTGGACGAGCACCGCGTACTCGACCTCGTCATGGAAGGGAGCCCGAGCTCATGA
- a CDS encoding SpoIIE family protein phosphatase: MTWYGAARPGPSRQSGPQHRTSDSPVRSPDELGLALAEAAVEATGAVGGYAGGVYLRSETQGLLRLAVLVGLPGDLMRPWWRMHVNRPFPVAEAFRSGQGIHLADAEEAMSRFPQLMAGLPFPFGSMYTPVTGGRERYGVVAVLRPATTGQPVGQSDRRRLDEVAKRLGTTLAGIESDGTPVQWSDEPIVARAPDSTGRTARTGHFEWDLGSGTLTVDDGLCDIIGADPERFPRTIEALAATVAPEDVYQLWAVAHEAGPNGMPVSRRLRLRRADGTASLVEFTGRSVHAPPEGAGEPGAGPSGRSRLTGLLVDLGAGAAGGEAVDRLPEGLFSLDRAGRITYLNHSAQNLLGGTRDELAGRVLWEAVPWLDRPAYGDYYRAALLSDESLQFQARRPEGEWVSVTLYPGHHGLTCRLSVLERPTYEPGSMSHPGAGIGQFASPADRASALYRPVALAIALTEAVTARQVSAVVTEELLPAFGGRQLAIYILHERHLYLAWETGFPTGFLEPFDGVGLDARLPGVETLTTGRPIFFESMEQLAGAYPGIPLDASIGARAFLPLIASGRPVGSCILGFDQPRGFAPEERTVLTALAGLIAQALARAQRYDTEAALARGLQDALLPRRLPALENVETVARYLPGTQGMDVGGDWYDVIETGSRIALVIGDVQGHGVSAAATMGQLRSAVRAFALAGREPDEVIRGTNRLLIDLDPGQFATCCYVRLDPATGAAQAVRAGHPQPLLRRPDGSTEALDLPGGVVLGVDADEKYPVSELTVEPGAVLALFTDGLIERPGTDIDEGVERLRTTLARAGGTTIADAADRLIREARQVVDRPDDIALLLTARWARTDTDRTLGGPPRN; encoded by the coding sequence GTGACCTGGTACGGCGCGGCCAGGCCCGGCCCGTCACGCCAGAGCGGGCCACAGCACAGGACGAGCGACAGCCCTGTCCGCAGCCCGGACGAGCTCGGCCTTGCGCTCGCCGAGGCCGCGGTCGAAGCGACCGGCGCGGTCGGCGGCTACGCCGGCGGGGTGTACCTGCGCTCGGAGACACAAGGGCTGCTGCGGCTCGCCGTGCTCGTCGGGCTCCCCGGCGACCTGATGCGCCCGTGGTGGCGGATGCACGTGAACCGGCCCTTCCCGGTCGCCGAGGCCTTCCGCTCCGGCCAGGGCATCCATCTCGCCGACGCCGAGGAGGCCATGAGCCGCTTCCCGCAGCTCATGGCCGGACTGCCGTTCCCGTTCGGCTCGATGTACACGCCGGTCACGGGCGGGCGGGAACGCTACGGAGTCGTCGCGGTGCTGCGCCCCGCCACCACCGGGCAGCCGGTCGGCCAGTCGGACCGCCGCAGACTCGACGAGGTGGCCAAGCGGCTCGGCACCACACTCGCCGGCATCGAGAGCGACGGCACGCCCGTCCAGTGGAGCGACGAGCCCATCGTCGCCCGCGCCCCCGACAGCACCGGCCGCACCGCCCGCACCGGCCACTTCGAATGGGATCTCGGCAGCGGCACCCTGACCGTGGACGACGGCCTGTGCGACATCATCGGCGCCGACCCGGAACGCTTCCCCCGCACCATCGAGGCGCTCGCGGCGACCGTCGCACCCGAGGACGTCTACCAGCTCTGGGCGGTCGCCCACGAGGCCGGCCCCAACGGCATGCCGGTCAGCCGCAGACTGCGGCTGCGGCGCGCCGACGGCACGGCGTCCCTGGTGGAGTTCACGGGCCGGAGCGTCCACGCACCGCCCGAGGGCGCCGGTGAGCCAGGCGCCGGCCCCTCCGGCCGCAGCCGGCTGACCGGCCTGCTCGTGGACCTCGGCGCCGGGGCCGCCGGCGGCGAAGCGGTCGACCGGCTGCCCGAAGGACTCTTCTCCCTCGACAGAGCCGGACGCATCACCTACCTCAACCACAGCGCCCAGAACCTCCTCGGCGGCACCCGCGACGAACTGGCCGGGCGGGTCCTGTGGGAGGCCGTCCCCTGGCTCGACCGGCCCGCGTACGGGGACTACTACCGCGCGGCGCTGCTGTCCGACGAGTCCCTCCAGTTCCAGGCCCGCCGCCCGGAGGGCGAGTGGGTGTCCGTCACCCTCTATCCCGGGCACCACGGCCTGACCTGCCGGCTCTCGGTCCTGGAGCGGCCCACCTACGAGCCGGGGTCCATGAGCCACCCCGGCGCGGGCATCGGACAGTTCGCATCCCCCGCCGACCGGGCCAGCGCGCTGTACCGCCCGGTCGCCCTGGCCATCGCCCTGACCGAGGCCGTCACCGCACGCCAGGTCTCCGCCGTCGTCACCGAGGAGCTGCTGCCCGCCTTCGGCGGCCGCCAGCTGGCCATCTACATCCTCCACGAGCGGCATCTCTACCTCGCCTGGGAGACCGGCTTCCCGACCGGCTTCCTCGAACCCTTCGACGGTGTCGGACTCGACGCCCGGCTGCCCGGCGTCGAAACCCTCACCACCGGCCGCCCGATCTTCTTCGAGTCCATGGAGCAACTCGCCGGCGCCTACCCCGGCATCCCGCTCGACGCCTCCATCGGCGCCCGCGCCTTCCTCCCGCTCATCGCCTCCGGCCGCCCGGTCGGCTCCTGCATCCTCGGCTTCGACCAGCCCCGGGGCTTCGCCCCCGAGGAGCGCACCGTCCTCACCGCGCTCGCCGGACTCATCGCCCAGGCCCTTGCCCGCGCCCAGCGCTACGACACCGAGGCGGCCCTCGCACGCGGCCTCCAGGACGCCCTGCTGCCGCGCCGGCTCCCCGCACTGGAGAACGTGGAGACCGTCGCCCGCTATCTGCCGGGCACCCAGGGCATGGACGTCGGCGGCGACTGGTACGACGTCATCGAGACCGGCAGCCGGATCGCCCTCGTGATCGGCGACGTCCAGGGCCACGGCGTCTCCGCCGCCGCCACCATGGGCCAACTGCGCAGCGCCGTAAGGGCGTTCGCCCTCGCCGGACGGGAGCCCGACGAGGTGATCAGAGGCACCAACCGGCTGCTCATCGACCTCGACCCCGGCCAGTTCGCCACCTGCTGCTACGTCCGCCTCGACCCGGCGACCGGCGCCGCCCAGGCCGTACGCGCCGGGCATCCGCAGCCGCTGCTGCGCAGGCCGGACGGCAGCACCGAGGCGCTCGACCTGCCCGGCGGCGTCGTCCTGGGGGTCGACGCGGACGAGAAGTACCCGGTCAGTGAGCTGACCGTCGAGCCGGGGGCGGTGCTCGCCCTGTTCACCGACGGGCTGATCGAACGGCCCGGCACCGACATCGACGAGGGCGTCGAGCGGCTGCGCACCACCCTGGCCCGGGCCGGCGGCACCACCATCGCCGACGCCGCCGACCGGCTCATCCGCGAGGCACGGCAGGTCGTCGACCGCCCCGACGACATCGCCCTGCTGCTCACCGCCCGCTGGGCCAGGACCGACACCGACCGGACCCTGGGCGGCCCGCCCCGCAACTGA
- a CDS encoding molybdopterin oxidoreductase family protein has translation MRKRDRTKQNYTRLTHPLVRDGKGGPLRRASWDEALDRAGEGFRRAREDHGPDAFAMLSCARATNEMNYVAQKFTRVVMGTNNVDSCNRTCHAPSVAGLSAVFGSGGGTSSYEEVEHTDLIVMWGSNARFAHPIFFQHVLRGIRGGARMYAVDPRRTSTAEWAESWLGLNVGTDIPLAHAVGREIIHAGLVNHAFVERATSGFEEYAALVEPWTLTAAQKVTGVPAAAIRDLAHAYARAERAQLCWTLGITEHHNGTDNVRALINLSLLTGHVGRFGSGVQPLRGQNNVQGGGDMGAIPNRLPGFQDILDPGHRAKFETAWDAVIQPRYGMTLTEMFEAMEAGELRAVYCIGENPAQSEADSEQAMRRLAALDHLVVQDIFLTRTAEMADVVLPATAAWAETDGTTTNSERRVQRVRAAVTPPGEAREDIDILCDVAGRLGHDWKFDGAEAVWNELRALSPDHFGMTYDRLEEHQGLQWPCPDLERLPSSFLHARLWERDEAARGRRAPFGLVEHDPPVDLTDEEFPIRLTTGRRLDSYNTGVQSGSFASPLRRGEYVELCPEDAERYGVVVGEQVRVVSRRGSVTAPVWVDTGLRPGLAFMTMHFPDEVDTNALTIEANCPIAGTAEFKASAIRIEKQRVGS, from the coding sequence GTGAGGAAGCGAGACCGGACGAAGCAGAACTACACCCGCCTCACCCATCCGCTCGTACGGGACGGCAAGGGCGGGCCCCTGCGCAGGGCAAGCTGGGACGAGGCCCTGGACCGCGCCGGGGAGGGTTTCCGCCGGGCGCGCGAGGACCACGGGCCCGACGCCTTCGCAATGCTCTCCTGCGCCCGCGCCACGAACGAGATGAACTACGTGGCGCAGAAGTTCACGCGCGTCGTGATGGGCACCAACAACGTCGACTCGTGCAACCGCACCTGCCACGCGCCGAGCGTCGCGGGCCTGTCGGCCGTCTTCGGCTCCGGCGGCGGCACGTCCTCGTACGAGGAGGTCGAGCACACCGACCTGATCGTGATGTGGGGCTCCAACGCCCGCTTCGCGCACCCGATCTTCTTCCAGCACGTGCTGCGCGGGATACGGGGCGGGGCGCGGATGTACGCCGTCGACCCGCGCCGCACCTCCACCGCCGAGTGGGCCGAGAGCTGGCTCGGCCTCAACGTCGGCACCGACATCCCCCTCGCCCATGCCGTCGGCCGCGAGATCATCCACGCGGGGCTGGTCAACCACGCCTTCGTGGAGCGCGCCACGAGCGGCTTCGAGGAGTACGCGGCGCTCGTCGAGCCCTGGACGCTCACCGCCGCCCAGAAGGTCACCGGTGTACCGGCCGCGGCGATCCGCGACCTCGCCCACGCCTACGCCCGCGCCGAACGGGCCCAGCTGTGCTGGACGCTGGGCATCACCGAGCACCACAACGGCACCGACAACGTCCGCGCGCTCATCAACCTGTCCCTGCTCACGGGGCACGTGGGCCGCTTCGGCTCCGGGGTGCAGCCGCTGCGCGGCCAGAACAACGTGCAGGGCGGCGGTGACATGGGTGCCATCCCCAACCGGCTGCCCGGCTTCCAGGACATCCTCGACCCGGGGCACCGGGCGAAGTTCGAGACCGCCTGGGACGCGGTGATCCAGCCGCGGTACGGGATGACGCTCACCGAGATGTTCGAGGCGATGGAGGCGGGCGAGCTGCGGGCCGTCTACTGCATCGGCGAGAACCCCGCCCAGTCGGAGGCCGACAGCGAGCAGGCGATGCGCCGCCTCGCCGCCCTCGACCATCTCGTCGTCCAGGACATCTTCCTGACCAGGACGGCGGAGATGGCGGACGTCGTGCTGCCGGCGACCGCCGCGTGGGCGGAGACCGACGGCACGACCACCAACAGCGAGCGGCGGGTGCAGCGGGTACGGGCCGCGGTCACCCCGCCCGGTGAGGCGCGCGAGGACATCGACATCCTGTGCGACGTGGCGGGGCGGCTCGGCCACGACTGGAAGTTCGACGGGGCCGAGGCCGTCTGGAACGAGCTGCGGGCCCTGTCCCCCGACCACTTCGGGATGACGTACGACCGGCTGGAGGAGCACCAGGGGCTGCAGTGGCCCTGCCCCGACCTGGAGCGGCTGCCGTCGAGCTTCCTGCACGCGCGGCTGTGGGAGAGGGACGAGGCGGCGCGGGGGCGGCGCGCGCCGTTCGGGCTCGTCGAGCACGATCCGCCGGTGGACCTGACCGACGAGGAGTTCCCGATCCGGCTGACGACGGGCCGGCGGCTCGACTCGTACAACACCGGGGTGCAGAGCGGGAGTTTCGCCTCGCCGCTGCGGCGCGGGGAGTACGTGGAGCTGTGCCCGGAGGACGCGGAGCGGTACGGCGTCGTCGTGGGCGAGCAGGTCCGGGTGGTGTCGCGGCGCGGGTCGGTGACGGCGCCGGTGTGGGTGGACACCGGGCTGCGGCCCGGGCTCGCCTTCATGACGATGCACTTTCCCGACGAGGTGGACACCAATGCGCTGACGATCGAGGCGAACTGCCCGATCGCGGGGACGGCGGAGTTCAAGGCGTCGGCGATCCGGATCGAGAAGCAGCGAGTGGGGAGCTGA
- a CDS encoding beta-ketoacyl-ACP synthase III, which translates to MTGTRTGTRITALGHYQPARVLTNDDLAAVVDTSDEWITSRVGIRTRHIAGPDEPVDELAAHAAAKALAAAGLAPADIDLVMVATSTATDRSPNTAARVAARLGMASPATMDLNVVCAGFTHALATADHAVRAGSAVRALVIGADKMSDVTDWTDRTTCVLVGDGAGAAVVEACEEQDSGIGPVLWGSVPQMGHAVRIEGTPPRFAQEGQSVYRWAATQLPPIARAVCERAGFAPEELAAVVLHQANLRIIEPLAERIGAVNAVVARDVVESGNTSAASIPMALAKLVERGEVASGAPALLFGFGGNLSYAGQVVHCP; encoded by the coding sequence ATGACCGGCACACGTACCGGCACACGCATCACCGCGCTCGGGCACTACCAGCCCGCCAGGGTGCTCACCAACGACGACCTGGCGGCCGTGGTCGACACCAGCGACGAGTGGATCACCAGCCGCGTCGGCATCAGGACCCGGCACATCGCGGGCCCCGACGAGCCGGTGGACGAGCTGGCCGCCCACGCCGCCGCGAAGGCCCTCGCCGCAGCCGGACTCGCGCCCGCCGACATCGACCTCGTCATGGTCGCCACCTCCACCGCGACGGACCGCTCCCCGAACACGGCCGCACGCGTCGCCGCCCGGCTCGGCATGGCCTCGCCCGCGACCATGGACCTCAACGTCGTCTGCGCCGGCTTCACCCACGCCCTCGCCACCGCCGACCACGCCGTGCGCGCCGGGTCCGCCGTGCGCGCCCTGGTGATCGGCGCCGACAAGATGTCCGACGTCACCGACTGGACCGACCGCACCACCTGCGTCCTCGTCGGGGACGGGGCGGGCGCCGCCGTCGTGGAGGCATGCGAGGAGCAGGACTCGGGCATCGGCCCGGTGCTGTGGGGATCGGTCCCGCAGATGGGTCACGCGGTACGGATCGAGGGGACGCCGCCGCGTTTCGCCCAGGAGGGCCAGAGCGTCTACCGCTGGGCCGCCACACAGCTTCCGCCGATCGCCCGGGCGGTGTGCGAACGGGCCGGGTTCGCGCCCGAGGAGCTCGCGGCCGTCGTCCTGCACCAGGCGAACCTGCGGATCATCGAGCCCCTCGCCGAGCGCATCGGCGCGGTCAACGCGGTGGTGGCCCGCGATGTCGTCGAGTCCGGCAACACGTCCGCCGCCTCGATCCCGATGGCCCTGGCCAAACTGGTGGAGCGCGGCGAGGTCGCCTCCGGCGCACCGGCACTGCTCTTCGGCTTCGGCGGCAATCTCTCGTACGCCGGTCAGGTGGTTCACTGCCCCTGA
- a CDS encoding GntR family transcriptional regulator codes for MLSAGLPQGSVPRLERPGPLRERVYEALLELITTRALRPGQHLVESELAGHLGVSRQPVREALQRLNTEGWVDLRPAQGAFVHEPTEEEADQLLSVRTLLEAEAARLAAANSGSAGITALEELCAQGEQAVADDDVDRAVATNAAFHAKVMELAGNLVLAELAGQVDRRVRWYYTPVARQRGKQSWIEHRQLIAAISARDEQQATQIMRAHTEHTRRTYHQRES; via the coding sequence ATGTTGTCCGCAGGGCTGCCGCAAGGATCCGTGCCCAGGCTGGAACGCCCGGGACCGTTGCGCGAGCGCGTGTACGAGGCGCTGCTCGAGCTCATCACCACCCGGGCGCTGCGGCCCGGCCAGCATCTGGTCGAGAGCGAGCTGGCGGGCCACCTCGGAGTCTCGCGCCAGCCCGTGCGCGAAGCGTTGCAGCGGCTGAACACCGAGGGCTGGGTCGACCTGCGCCCCGCCCAGGGCGCGTTCGTCCACGAGCCGACCGAGGAGGAGGCCGACCAGCTCCTCTCGGTCCGTACGCTCCTGGAGGCCGAGGCCGCCCGGCTGGCCGCGGCGAACTCCGGCTCGGCCGGCATCACGGCGCTCGAAGAGCTCTGCGCGCAGGGCGAGCAGGCCGTCGCCGACGACGACGTCGACCGCGCGGTCGCCACCAACGCCGCCTTCCACGCCAAGGTGATGGAGCTCGCCGGCAATCTCGTCCTGGCCGAACTGGCCGGTCAGGTCGACCGGCGGGTGCGCTGGTACTACACGCCGGTCGCCCGGCAGCGCGGGAAGCAGTCGTGGATCGAGCACCGCCAGTTGATCGCGGCGATCTCGGCCCGGGACGAGCAGCAGGCGACGCAGATCATGCGCGCGCACACCGAGCACACGCGCAGGACCTATCACCAGCGCGAGAGCTGA
- a CDS encoding 2-dehydropantoate 2-reductase produces the protein MKVAVVGAGAIGAYVGAALDRAGADVHLIARGPHLAAMRQHGVRVLSPRGDFTARVHATDRPADVGPVDHVFLGLKANSYAACGPLVEPLLKDHTTIIAAQNGIPWWYFHRHGGPYDGQRIESVDPGGTVSAVLPPERAVGCVVYAATELAGPGVVRHLEGTRFSIGEPDRSMSARCTEFSEAMRAGGLKCPVEPELRDDIWIKLLGNISFNPISALTRATMREMCRHRTTRDVIELMMTETLRVAAALGCRPAISVERRLAGAERVGDHRTSTLQDLEKGKPLELDVLLAAVVELAGITGVPVPTLRTVAAISDLLATRSAA, from the coding sequence GTGAAAGTCGCAGTCGTCGGCGCCGGAGCGATCGGCGCCTACGTCGGAGCCGCGCTCGACCGCGCCGGCGCCGATGTCCATCTCATCGCCCGCGGCCCCCATCTGGCGGCCATGAGGCAGCACGGCGTCCGGGTGCTCAGCCCGCGCGGCGACTTCACCGCGCGCGTCCACGCCACCGACCGGCCGGCCGACGTCGGCCCGGTCGACCACGTCTTCCTCGGCCTGAAGGCCAACTCGTACGCGGCGTGCGGGCCGCTCGTCGAGCCGCTCCTCAAGGACCACACCACGATCATCGCCGCCCAGAACGGCATCCCCTGGTGGTACTTCCACCGGCACGGCGGCCCCTACGACGGACAGCGCATCGAGAGCGTCGACCCCGGCGGCACGGTCAGCGCCGTCCTGCCGCCCGAGCGGGCCGTCGGCTGCGTCGTCTACGCGGCGACCGAGCTGGCAGGGCCCGGGGTCGTCCGCCATCTCGAAGGCACCCGCTTCTCGATCGGCGAGCCGGACCGCTCCATGTCCGCGCGCTGCACGGAGTTCAGCGAGGCCATGCGGGCCGGGGGCCTGAAGTGCCCCGTCGAGCCCGAACTCCGCGACGACATCTGGATCAAGCTGCTCGGCAACATCTCCTTCAACCCGATCAGCGCGCTGACCCGGGCGACGATGCGCGAGATGTGCCGGCACCGCACCACCCGCGACGTCATCGAACTGATGATGACCGAGACCCTGCGGGTCGCCGCGGCGCTCGGCTGCCGCCCCGCCATCTCCGTCGAGCGACGCCTCGCCGGGGCCGAGCGGGTGGGCGACCACCGCACCTCCACGCTCCAGGACCTGGAGAAGGGCAAGCCCCTGGAGCTCGACGTACTGCTCGCCGCCGTGGTGGAGCTCGCGGGGATCACCGGGGTGCCGGTGCCCACGCTCCGCACGGTGGCAGCCATTTCGGATCTGCTGGCGACGAGGAGCGCAGCGTGA